A genomic segment from Rahnella aceris encodes:
- a CDS encoding Nramp family divalent metal transporter: MLNSRAESAGRASRKMKLSLMGPAFIAAIGYIDPGNFATNIQAGASYGYQLLWVVVWANVMAMLIQLLSAKLGIATGKNLAEHIRDRFPRPAVWAYWVQAEIIAMATDLAEFIGAAIGFKLLLGVSLLQGAVLTGIATFIILGLQKRGQKPLELVIAGLLLFVAAAYIVELFFSQPSMLALGKGMLIPALPTADSVYLAAGVLGATIMPHVIYLHSSLTQRGGKASKAQRYSATKLDVGIAMTIAGFVNLAMMATAAAAFHFSGHSGISELDEAYLTLQPLLGHAAATTFGLSLVAAGLSSTVVGTLAGQVVMQGFVKFYIPLWVRRTVTMMPSFIVILMGLDATRILVMSQVLLSFGIALALLPLLAFTGNRSLMGEMVNTKTVQWAGRVIVLIVVSLNLYLLTGMLK, translated from the coding sequence ATGCTGAACAGCCGGGCCGAATCTGCAGGCCGCGCGTCCAGAAAGATGAAGCTTTCACTGATGGGACCGGCCTTTATCGCCGCCATTGGTTATATCGATCCGGGCAACTTTGCGACGAATATTCAGGCCGGTGCTTCTTATGGCTATCAGTTGCTGTGGGTGGTGGTATGGGCCAACGTCATGGCGATGTTGATCCAGTTGTTGTCTGCCAAACTCGGTATCGCGACCGGCAAAAACCTGGCCGAACATATCCGCGATCGTTTCCCGCGTCCGGCCGTCTGGGCTTACTGGGTGCAGGCGGAGATTATCGCAATGGCCACCGATCTGGCCGAATTTATTGGCGCCGCCATTGGCTTCAAATTGCTTCTCGGGGTTTCCCTGTTACAGGGCGCAGTACTTACCGGGATTGCCACCTTTATTATCCTTGGGCTGCAAAAACGCGGGCAAAAGCCGCTGGAACTGGTGATCGCCGGTTTACTGTTGTTTGTTGCTGCGGCTTATATTGTTGAATTGTTCTTCTCGCAGCCAAGCATGCTGGCGCTGGGCAAAGGCATGTTAATCCCCGCACTGCCAACCGCCGATTCGGTGTATCTGGCCGCGGGTGTGCTCGGCGCAACCATTATGCCGCATGTCATTTATCTGCACTCTTCGCTGACTCAGCGGGGCGGCAAGGCGTCCAAAGCGCAGCGTTATTCAGCCACCAAGCTGGATGTCGGTATTGCCATGACTATCGCCGGTTTTGTGAATCTGGCGATGATGGCGACGGCTGCGGCGGCATTCCATTTCAGCGGACACAGCGGGATCAGTGAGCTGGATGAAGCCTATCTGACGCTGCAACCGTTGCTCGGCCACGCTGCTGCGACCACCTTCGGTCTGAGTCTGGTGGCAGCCGGTTTATCTTCTACAGTTGTCGGCACGCTGGCCGGACAGGTAGTGATGCAAGGGTTCGTGAAATTCTACATTCCGCTGTGGGTTCGCCGTACGGTGACCATGATGCCGTCTTTTATTGTGATCCTGATGGGATTAGATGCCACACGTATTTTGGTGATGAGCCAGGTATTGCTGAGCTTCGGGATTGCGCTGGCATTGCTGCCGTTGCTGGCTTTTACCGGTAACCGCAGCCTGATGGGCGAGATGGTGAATACTAAAACCGTGCAGTGGGCGGGGCGGGTCATCGTGCTGATCGTCGTCAGCCTTAACCTTTATCTGCTGACAGGTATGTTGAAATAA
- a CDS encoding DUF2502 domain-containing protein produces MLKPVLFATLFFTLLPAAVPTVQASSFSLNTPGLSINIGDRDRRGYYWDGYDWRNPGWWNGYRGHHYGARSPRGYYWDGYRWRDHGWWNERHPPRRPMPPPRYHHSDHGRPHYDHRRGPDRGRGHDDRRGGHGDHRH; encoded by the coding sequence ATGTTAAAGCCGGTACTTTTTGCCACATTGTTCTTTACCCTGCTCCCTGCGGCGGTACCCACCGTGCAGGCCAGCAGCTTCAGCCTGAATACGCCGGGCCTTTCTATCAATATCGGTGATCGCGACAGGCGGGGTTATTACTGGGACGGCTATGACTGGCGTAACCCAGGCTGGTGGAATGGTTACCGTGGTCACCACTATGGTGCACGCAGCCCGCGCGGCTATTACTGGGATGGTTATCGCTGGCGCGATCATGGCTGGTGGAACGAACGCCATCCTCCACGTCGTCCGATGCCGCCACCGCGTTATCATCACAGCGACCACGGACGTCCGCATTATGATCACCGCCGCGGGCCGGATCGGGGTCGCGGCCATGATGATCGCCGGGGCGGGCATGGCGATCACCGCCATTAA
- the mgrA gene encoding L-glyceraldehyde 3-phosphate reductase: MVYQASPTRYENMEYRRCGQSGLKLPAVSLGLWHNFGDNAHFENGRKLIRHAFDHGITHFDLANNYGPPPGSAEQHFGRILQEDLLPYRDELIISSKAGYTMWDGPYGDWGSKKYLVASLNQSLKRMGLEYVDIFYHHRPDPDTPLEETMAALDLIVRQGKALYVGLSNYPAERAKKAFEILKDLGTPCLIHQPKYSLFERWVEADLLDTLADNGVGSIAFSPLAGGVLTDRYLAGIPEDSRAASGSKFLTADQLTEEKLAKVRKLNDIAQARGQKLSQMALAWVLRGDRVTSVLIGASKTSQIDDAVGMVSHRHFSTEELAAIEGILV; the protein is encoded by the coding sequence ATGGTGTATCAAGCCAGTCCAACCCGTTACGAGAATATGGAATACCGTCGCTGTGGCCAGAGCGGTCTGAAACTGCCCGCCGTTTCCCTGGGTTTGTGGCATAACTTCGGCGATAACGCCCATTTTGAGAATGGCCGGAAACTGATCCGCCATGCTTTCGACCATGGGATCACCCATTTCGATCTGGCCAATAACTACGGCCCGCCTCCGGGTTCGGCAGAACAGCATTTCGGCCGCATCCTGCAGGAAGATTTATTGCCTTATCGCGATGAGCTGATTATTTCCTCCAAAGCCGGTTACACCATGTGGGACGGCCCGTACGGAGACTGGGGCTCGAAAAAATATCTGGTCGCCAGCCTGAATCAGAGCCTGAAACGCATGGGGCTGGAGTACGTGGATATTTTCTATCATCACCGTCCTGACCCTGATACACCGCTGGAAGAAACCATGGCCGCGCTGGATTTGATCGTGCGTCAGGGCAAAGCCCTGTACGTCGGTTTGTCGAACTATCCGGCAGAACGCGCCAAAAAAGCGTTTGAAATCCTGAAAGATCTTGGCACACCGTGCCTGATCCATCAGCCGAAATATTCCCTGTTCGAGCGCTGGGTTGAGGCTGATCTGCTGGATACGCTGGCGGATAACGGCGTCGGGTCTATCGCCTTCTCGCCACTGGCAGGCGGCGTGCTGACTGACCGTTATCTGGCGGGCATTCCTGAAGATTCCCGCGCAGCCAGCGGCAGTAAGTTCCTGACAGCAGATCAGCTGACGGAAGAGAAGCTGGCAAAAGTGCGTAAGCTGAATGATATTGCGCAGGCACGCGGTCAGAAGCTGTCGCAGATGGCGCTGGCGTGGGTTCTGCGCGGCGACCGCGTGACGTCCGTCCTGATTGGTGCCAGTAAAACCAGCCAGATCGACGATGCCGTGGGCATGGTCTCTCACCGTCATTTCAGCACAGAAGAACTGGCGGCGATCGAAGGGATTTTAGTGTAA
- a CDS encoding alpha-keto acid decarboxylase family protein, whose protein sequence is MVNEYTVGDYLLDRLSLSGISELFGVPGDYNLKFLDSVINHQQITWVGCTNELNAAYGADGYARTKGIAALLTTFGVGELSALNGIAGSYAEYVPVVHIVGAPALTSQRKGELLHHTLGDGEFCHFMRMSAPVSVAQASLTPENALAEIDRVIEEVMYSSRPGYLLLPSDVAALPVSTRAHALPARQPPFSASSLEAFTAAAETQLRGANRVSLLADFLADRFKVKKALEQWMEEVPLAHSTLLMGKGLFNEQQAHFAGTYSGAASAPSTKEAIEGADVVITVGVKFTDTITAGFTQQLPSGKCIDLQPFFARVGDKIFHQLPLEKTVSVMHRLTAELASGRTPYLVKHNALPLSHDNSLGQYAFWQQIQDFLQPGDVLVAEQGTACFGAAALNLPQDCQFVVQPLWGSIGFTLPAAFGVQIAVPDRRVVLLIGDGSAQLTLQGLGAAIRYGLPPIIFVINNDGYTVERAIHGETQRYNDIAQWNWTQFPAAFGGKEVFSARADSPQALKEAIAKATARRQMAWIEVILPKMDIPELLNSVTKSLAQRNSGQ, encoded by the coding sequence ATGGTTAATGAATACACAGTAGGTGACTATCTCTTAGATCGTTTATCACTCAGCGGGATCTCCGAGTTGTTTGGCGTGCCGGGCGATTACAATCTGAAATTCCTCGACAGTGTGATTAATCATCAGCAAATCACCTGGGTTGGCTGTACCAATGAATTAAATGCCGCCTATGGCGCAGATGGTTACGCCCGTACCAAAGGTATTGCGGCGTTGCTGACGACGTTTGGTGTCGGCGAACTGAGCGCACTGAATGGCATTGCCGGTAGTTATGCGGAATATGTGCCCGTCGTGCATATCGTGGGTGCGCCAGCACTGACGTCTCAGCGTAAAGGTGAGCTGCTGCATCACACGCTGGGAGATGGCGAATTCTGTCATTTCATGCGGATGTCAGCTCCGGTCAGCGTGGCGCAGGCGTCCCTCACACCGGAAAATGCCCTGGCTGAAATCGACCGTGTGATTGAAGAAGTGATGTACAGCTCGCGGCCGGGTTACCTGTTATTGCCCAGCGATGTGGCCGCTTTGCCGGTCAGTACCCGTGCGCATGCGTTACCTGCGCGTCAGCCGCCTTTCTCGGCTTCTTCTCTGGAAGCTTTTACTGCCGCCGCTGAAACGCAGTTGCGGGGTGCAAACCGTGTTTCGTTGCTGGCGGATTTTCTGGCAGACCGCTTCAAGGTTAAAAAGGCGCTGGAACAGTGGATGGAAGAAGTGCCGCTGGCGCATTCAACGTTGCTGATGGGTAAAGGTTTATTCAACGAGCAGCAGGCGCATTTTGCTGGCACTTATTCGGGGGCCGCCAGCGCACCGTCAACGAAAGAAGCGATTGAAGGGGCTGATGTGGTGATCACGGTCGGGGTGAAATTTACTGACACCATCACCGCCGGTTTTACCCAGCAGCTTCCGTCCGGAAAATGCATCGACCTTCAGCCCTTTTTTGCCCGCGTGGGCGATAAGATCTTCCATCAGCTGCCGCTCGAAAAAACGGTCAGCGTGATGCACCGCCTCACCGCTGAACTGGCTTCCGGCCGGACGCCTTATCTTGTTAAACACAACGCATTGCCGTTGTCGCACGATAACAGCCTCGGGCAATATGCCTTCTGGCAACAGATTCAGGATTTCCTGCAACCGGGAGATGTGCTGGTCGCTGAGCAGGGCACCGCCTGTTTTGGCGCGGCGGCGCTGAATTTGCCGCAGGATTGCCAGTTCGTCGTCCAGCCGTTATGGGGCTCAATCGGTTTCACGCTGCCCGCCGCGTTTGGTGTACAGATTGCCGTACCGGACCGCCGTGTCGTGCTGCTGATTGGCGATGGCTCCGCACAGCTCACCTTGCAGGGATTAGGTGCCGCCATCCGTTATGGCCTGCCGCCGATTATTTTTGTGATTAACAATGACGGTTATACCGTCGAACGGGCGATACACGGCGAAACCCAGCGCTACAACGACATCGCGCAGTGGAACTGGACACAGTTCCCGGCGGCCTTCGGCGGTAAAGAAGTCTTCAGTGCGCGGGCGGATTCGCCGCAGGCGCTGAAAGAAGCGATAGCAAAGGCCACCGCACGGCGGCAGATGGCCTGGATAGAAGTCATTTTGCCAAAAATGGATATTCCTGAACTGCTCAACTCAGTGACTAAATCGCTGGCGCAGCGTAACTCAGGGCAATAA
- a CDS encoding LysR family transcriptional regulator yields MRYSPEALMAFVEAADTGSFSAAARKLRKSQSSVSTAIANLEVDLGVTLFDRQSRQPVLTPAGQRVLSHVQAILAASERLDELAVRLSTQVETRLTFVLSDTYQPTHHEALLRRFERRYPDIEFECQIAEDQDVIDLLQSGRAHVGMVEVQASYPPDIGVARLPEQTDMSVFCSREHPLAKITDLQPEQLHTFRQLCLQPYSRREMPRARGQIWSAPSYLMLLEMAEQGFGWATLPHWLVKQFGHDKLLSLPMRGWPKQISVDAVWSKNNQPGPAGWWFIDQLTVPPSPETDLLP; encoded by the coding sequence ATGCGCTATTCACCGGAAGCCCTGATGGCTTTTGTCGAAGCGGCCGATACCGGATCGTTTTCAGCAGCGGCGCGTAAACTGCGCAAGAGTCAGTCGAGTGTCAGTACGGCGATCGCCAATCTGGAAGTGGATCTGGGCGTAACACTGTTTGACCGCCAGAGTCGCCAGCCGGTGCTGACCCCAGCCGGACAACGCGTGCTCAGCCACGTTCAGGCGATTCTGGCGGCCAGCGAACGCCTCGATGAACTGGCGGTGCGTTTATCGACGCAGGTGGAAACTCGCCTGACGTTTGTGCTGTCTGACACTTACCAGCCGACTCACCACGAGGCGCTGCTGCGCCGGTTTGAACGCCGGTATCCGGATATCGAATTTGAATGTCAGATCGCCGAAGATCAGGATGTGATCGACCTGTTGCAGTCTGGCCGTGCCCATGTCGGCATGGTGGAAGTACAGGCGAGTTATCCGCCGGACATTGGTGTGGCGCGTTTACCGGAACAAACGGATATGTCGGTATTTTGCAGCCGTGAACATCCGCTGGCAAAAATCACCGATCTGCAACCGGAGCAGTTGCACACCTTCCGCCAGCTTTGCCTGCAGCCTTACAGCCGTCGTGAAATGCCGCGGGCGCGGGGTCAGATCTGGTCAGCGCCCAGTTATCTGATGTTGCTGGAAATGGCGGAACAGGGATTTGGCTGGGCGACACTGCCGCACTGGCTGGTGAAACAGTTCGGACATGACAAACTGCTCAGCCTGCCGATGCGCGGCTGGCCGAAGCAGATATCGGTGGATGCGGTCTGGAGTAAAAACAATCAGCCCGGTCCGGCGGGTTGGTGGTTCATCGACCAGCTGACTGTCCCGCCATCACCGGAAACTGATTTATTGCCCTGA
- a CDS encoding multidrug/biocide efflux PACE transporter has protein sequence MSKQTRNISQKTFGERIFHAVGFETIAVLISAPAAAWALNKPVWEMGALAIMLSTTAMVWNIVYNSLFDKFWPVSRVVRTFKIRVAHALGFEGGFIMIGLPVAALWLGIGLLDAFMLEVGFFLFFLPYTVAYNWAYDTLRQRWMDRRLAAEDCPAKH, from the coding sequence ATGTCTAAGCAAACACGGAATATCTCTCAGAAAACGTTCGGCGAACGCATTTTCCACGCGGTGGGTTTTGAAACAATCGCGGTACTGATTTCGGCACCGGCAGCAGCCTGGGCGCTGAACAAACCGGTCTGGGAAATGGGCGCGCTGGCGATCATGCTGTCGACGACAGCGATGGTCTGGAACATCGTTTATAACAGCCTGTTCGACAAATTCTGGCCGGTTTCCCGCGTGGTGCGGACATTTAAAATCCGCGTGGCGCACGCGCTGGGGTTCGAAGGTGGATTTATTATGATTGGTCTGCCGGTTGCCGCACTGTGGCTGGGGATCGGGCTGCTGGACGCCTTTATGCTGGAAGTCGGGTTCTTCCTGTTCTTCCTGCCGTATACCGTGGCCTACAACTGGGCTTACGACACGTTGCGCCAGCGCTGGATGGACCGCCGTCTGGCCGCAGAGGATTGCCCGGCCAAACATTAA
- a CDS encoding aspartate/glutamate racemase family protein, translating to MKTLGLIGGMSWESTVPYYRMINEHVKQQLGGLHSAKLFLYSVDFYEIEKLQMAGDWQQAGEILGNAANSLARAGAEVIVVCTNTMHKVADDIERIGGLPLLHIADATADKITGQGLHKIGLLGTRFTMEQDFYRGRLQEKHQIDLVTPDEADRGIVHRIIYEELCLGRIKEDSRAEYRRIIGKLEQQGVEGIILGCTEITLLVGAEDASVPVFDTTAIHALAAAEFALKQD from the coding sequence ATGAAAACGTTAGGGTTGATTGGTGGCATGAGCTGGGAATCTACCGTGCCGTATTACCGCATGATTAACGAGCATGTGAAGCAGCAACTGGGGGGATTGCATTCTGCCAAACTGTTTCTCTACAGCGTCGATTTTTATGAAATCGAAAAGCTGCAAATGGCCGGTGACTGGCAGCAGGCGGGTGAAATTCTTGGTAACGCCGCGAATTCACTGGCGCGTGCAGGGGCGGAGGTCATCGTTGTGTGTACCAACACCATGCATAAAGTGGCAGACGATATCGAGCGGATCGGCGGTCTGCCGCTGTTGCATATCGCCGATGCGACGGCAGACAAAATCACCGGACAGGGGCTGCATAAAATCGGTCTGCTCGGCACGCGTTTCACCATGGAACAGGATTTCTATCGCGGACGTTTGCAGGAAAAACATCAGATTGACTTGGTGACGCCGGATGAAGCTGACCGCGGGATTGTTCATCGCATTATTTATGAAGAGCTGTGCCTGGGCAGGATTAAGGAGGATTCCCGCGCAGAATACCGGCGGATTATTGGCAAATTAGAACAGCAGGGCGTGGAAGGCATTATTCTCGGATGTACCGAAATCACCCTGCTGGTGGGCGCTGAAGACGCGAGCGTGCCGGTTTTTGACACCACCGCCATTCATGCGCTGGCGGCGGCGGAGTTTGCACTAAAGCAGGATTAA
- a CDS encoding ion channel protein, with protein MFHPRTRVMLAFALPAIIIGVMSSLVLVFVMMISGALQNLLWENIPAVLNINTQSASWTLFMLTLTGIGVGAIIKYMPGHAGPDPATESLIGAPVAVSALPGLALALMVGLAGGVSLGPEHPITVINIALVAAIGSRLLPAVPTTDWVILAAAGTIGALFGTPVAAALIFSQTLGTSKDVQLWDRLFAPLLAAGAGAITTDQFFQPDFSLSIPSYDAASLMDIFSGSVVVLIAIALGMIAVWLFPHVHRMFNNIQNPVLRLGIGGFVLGLLALTGGEITLFKGLDEMKELAHSNALFEMGPLLAITLTKLAALVVAAACGFRGGRIFPAVFVGVSLGLMLHQYAPDVPAAVTVSCAVMGMVLVVTRDGWLSLFMAAAVVPGLKLLPLLCIVMLPAWLMLAGKPLMQVAKQRLNRPVPEED; from the coding sequence ATGTTCCATCCCCGCACCAGAGTCATGTTAGCTTTTGCCCTGCCCGCGATCATTATTGGCGTGATGTCCAGCCTGGTTCTGGTATTCGTCATGATGATTTCTGGCGCGCTGCAAAATCTGCTGTGGGAGAACATTCCCGCCGTGCTGAATATCAATACACAATCCGCCAGCTGGACGCTGTTTATGCTGACACTGACCGGCATTGGCGTCGGCGCCATCATTAAGTATATGCCAGGCCACGCCGGGCCGGATCCTGCCACGGAATCTCTGATTGGCGCCCCGGTGGCAGTCAGCGCTTTACCTGGGCTGGCGCTGGCGCTGATGGTCGGACTGGCAGGCGGTGTCAGTCTGGGGCCGGAACATCCGATTACAGTGATTAATATCGCGCTGGTGGCGGCAATAGGATCCCGTTTATTGCCCGCAGTGCCAACGACGGACTGGGTGATCCTGGCGGCGGCCGGGACTATCGGCGCGTTGTTCGGCACGCCGGTGGCAGCCGCGCTGATTTTTTCGCAAACCCTCGGCACCAGCAAAGATGTGCAGTTATGGGATCGCCTTTTTGCGCCATTGCTCGCCGCGGGCGCTGGCGCCATCACCACCGATCAGTTTTTTCAGCCCGATTTTTCGCTCAGCATTCCGTCGTATGACGCCGCCAGCCTGATGGATATTTTCAGCGGGTCAGTCGTGGTGCTGATTGCCATCGCGCTGGGGATGATTGCCGTCTGGTTGTTCCCGCATGTTCACCGGATGTTTAACAATATTCAGAATCCGGTATTGCGCCTGGGTATTGGCGGCTTTGTGCTGGGTTTACTGGCGCTGACAGGCGGGGAAATTACCCTGTTTAAAGGGCTGGATGAAATGAAGGAACTGGCACATTCCAATGCGTTGTTTGAGATGGGGCCGTTGCTGGCGATCACCCTGACCAAACTGGCGGCGTTAGTGGTGGCGGCAGCCTGCGGTTTTCGTGGCGGACGCATTTTCCCGGCGGTGTTTGTCGGGGTATCGCTTGGCCTGATGTTGCATCAGTACGCACCGGATGTGCCGGCGGCGGTGACCGTTTCATGCGCCGTCATGGGCATGGTGCTGGTGGTGACACGCGACGGCTGGCTCAGCTTGTTTATGGCCGCAGCGGTGGTGCCGGGGCTGAAATTATTGCCGCTACTGTGCATCGTGATGCTGCCAGCCTGGCTGATGCTGGCAGGTAAACCGCTGATGCAGGTGGCAAAACAGCGGCTCAACCGGCCGGTCCCGGAAGAAGATTAA
- the glk gene encoding glucokinase, whose amino-acid sequence MTKYSLVGDVGGTNCRLALCALDSGDISQSKTFSGLDYDSLEAVVREYLAQQHQDVEDACIAIACPITGDWVAMTNHTWAFSIAEMKKNLGLQHLEVINDFTAVSMAIPMLKEDDLLQFGGKKAQDGKPAVIYGAGTGLGVAHLIHANNQWLSLPGEGGHVDFAPNSEEEDIILEQLRTEMGHVSAERILSGPGLVNLYRAIVKSDNRVPENFKPKDVTELALADENLDCRRALSLFCVIMGRFGGNLALNMGTFGGVYIAGGIVPRFLDFFKASGFRAAFEDKGRFKDYLMDIPVFLITHDQPGLVGAGAYLRQSIGLPLRP is encoded by the coding sequence ATGACCAAATACTCCCTGGTGGGCGATGTCGGGGGCACCAACTGCCGCCTGGCGCTTTGCGCGTTGGACAGCGGCGATATTTCTCAGTCTAAGACTTTCTCCGGGCTGGATTACGACAGCCTCGAAGCCGTGGTGCGTGAGTACCTCGCGCAGCAGCATCAGGATGTTGAGGATGCATGTATTGCCATCGCCTGCCCGATCACTGGCGACTGGGTGGCCATGACCAACCATACGTGGGCCTTTTCCATTGCCGAAATGAAGAAAAACCTTGGCCTGCAACATCTGGAAGTGATCAATGACTTCACCGCCGTTTCGATGGCGATCCCGATGCTGAAAGAAGATGACCTGTTGCAGTTCGGCGGTAAAAAAGCGCAGGACGGCAAACCGGCAGTGATTTACGGTGCTGGCACGGGGCTGGGCGTCGCACACTTAATTCATGCCAATAACCAATGGTTGAGTCTGCCGGGCGAAGGCGGCCATGTTGATTTCGCGCCAAACAGCGAAGAAGAAGACATCATTCTTGAGCAGTTGCGTACCGAAATGGGGCACGTTTCTGCCGAGCGTATTCTCTCCGGTCCGGGGCTGGTGAATCTCTACCGTGCCATTGTTAAATCAGATAACCGCGTGCCGGAAAACTTCAAACCGAAAGACGTGACAGAACTGGCGCTGGCAGACGAAAATCTGGATTGCCGCCGCGCACTGTCGCTGTTCTGCGTCATCATGGGGCGTTTCGGTGGCAACCTGGCGCTGAACATGGGCACCTTCGGCGGCGTGTACATTGCCGGCGGCATTGTTCCGCGCTTCCTGGACTTCTTCAAAGCTTCCGGTTTTCGTGCCGCGTTTGAAGACAAAGGCCGCTTCAAAGATTATCTGATGGATATTCCGGTGTTCCTGATCACGCACGATCAGCCGGGGCTTGTGGGTGCCGGGGCGTACCTGCGTCAGTCTATCGGCCTTCCTCTTCGTCCTTGA
- a CDS encoding LytR/AlgR family response regulator transcription factor, whose amino-acid sequence MKAIIVEDEVPAQEELSYLINTHSSISIEAILDDGLDVLKYLQSHEVDAIFLDISIPSLDGVLLAQNISKFAHKPYIVFITAYKEHAAEAFEIEAFDYILKPYHESRIVTMLQKLESHFRRDKELTVKEPGDKPEGVAPVAGSTPRVSHSINLIKDERIIVTDINDIYYAAAQEKVTQVYTRKEEFTMPMNITELCNRLPEEHFFRCHRSYCVNLSKIREIVPWFNNTYILRLSDLDFEVPVSRSKVKEFRQLMRF is encoded by the coding sequence GTGAAAGCGATTATCGTCGAAGATGAAGTACCGGCTCAGGAAGAGCTGAGTTATCTGATTAATACCCACAGCAGCATCAGCATTGAAGCAATATTGGATGACGGGCTGGACGTGCTTAAATACCTGCAATCACATGAAGTGGACGCGATTTTTCTCGATATCAGCATCCCTTCCCTTGACGGCGTATTACTGGCGCAAAACATCAGTAAGTTTGCGCATAAACCTTATATCGTGTTTATCACCGCCTATAAGGAGCACGCCGCAGAAGCCTTTGAAATCGAGGCATTTGATTACATTCTTAAGCCTTATCACGAGTCACGCATTGTCACCATGCTGCAAAAGCTGGAGTCACATTTTCGCCGGGATAAAGAGCTGACAGTGAAGGAACCGGGCGATAAACCAGAAGGTGTTGCCCCCGTCGCGGGCAGCACCCCGCGTGTCAGTCACAGCATCAATCTGATCAAAGATGAGCGGATTATCGTTACCGATATCAACGATATTTATTACGCCGCCGCACAGGAAAAGGTCACGCAGGTATATACCCGCAAAGAAGAATTCACCATGCCGATGAACATCACCGAATTATGCAACCGCCTGCCGGAGGAGCATTTTTTCCGCTGTCATCGTTCGTACTGCGTGAATCTGTCGAAAATCCGCGAGATCGTGCCGTGGTTCAATAACACCTATATTTTGCGCTTAAGTGATTTAGATTTCGAGGTGCCGGTAAGTCGCAGCAAGGTGAAAGAATTCAGGCAGTTAATGCGGTTTTGA